A window from Hallerella porci encodes these proteins:
- a CDS encoding tetratricopeptide repeat protein yields the protein MKRLIFGTVMAAFALSACSSVTLLRTKEMQAVGDDVKKDVTQEMKQEMATMAAANKARMDSLETVIDSLLLVQKRMKVELAMLSSKVADMSDRSDSHHEELLYRLDLLIGKSDKILSKKVVVNGQAISQVDSAAISAEKMQTLDSLFNTARADYHKGEIKLAYSGFKQIYEETKTGNIASEALFWMGVCLSDAGQADKAKVVFAREVKQFPDASKTCAALLKLANIAALEGDTKLQKQYLQKILATKSCSDSNEFLQAAEMLEAILDGTVTEPHPVSDSTAKPVETSADSTQSEVKAPQNAEAKVAEIKEAKVDSTAQLPKDSLAVKIPADSSAIAQPDSAKTISEKK from the coding sequence ATGAAACGTCTGATTTTTGGAACGGTGATGGCAGCTTTTGCGCTGAGCGCGTGCTCAAGCGTGACACTTCTCCGCACAAAAGAAATGCAAGCGGTCGGCGATGATGTCAAAAAAGATGTCACGCAAGAGATGAAGCAAGAAATGGCGACGATGGCTGCGGCAAATAAAGCCCGCATGGATTCGCTCGAAACGGTCATCGATTCGCTTTTGCTTGTGCAGAAACGCATGAAAGTTGAACTCGCAATGCTTTCGTCTAAAGTCGCCGATATGAGCGACCGAAGCGATAGTCATCACGAAGAATTGCTTTATCGTTTGGATCTTTTAATCGGCAAGTCCGATAAAATCCTTTCGAAAAAAGTCGTCGTCAACGGTCAAGCGATTTCGCAGGTAGATAGCGCCGCTATCTCGGCCGAAAAAATGCAAACCCTCGATTCGCTTTTCAATACGGCCCGCGCCGATTATCACAAAGGCGAAATCAAGTTAGCGTATTCGGGATTTAAGCAAATCTACGAAGAAACGAAAACGGGAAATATCGCAAGCGAAGCGCTCTTCTGGATGGGCGTTTGCCTTTCGGATGCTGGCCAAGCGGATAAAGCAAAAGTGGTTTTTGCCCGCGAAGTGAAGCAATTCCCCGATGCATCGAAAACATGCGCCGCTCTTCTTAAACTTGCCAATATCGCTGCTCTCGAAGGTGATACGAAATTGCAAAAGCAATATCTGCAAAAAATTCTCGCGACAAAGAGTTGCTCGGATTCGAACGAATTCTTGCAGGCTGCAGAAATGCTCGAAGCGATTCTCGATGGCACGGTGACGGAACCGCATCCGGTTTCGGATTCAACAGCGAAGCCGGTGGAAACTTCGGCAGATTCAACGCAGTCCGAAGTAAAAGCTCCGCAAAATGCAGAAGCAAAAGTTGCTGAAATCAAAGAAGCGAAAGTCGATTCGACAGCGCAGCTTCCGAAGGATTCTCTTGCGGTAAAAATTCCCGCGGATTCTTCGGCAATCGCTCAGCCGGATTCCGCAAAAACAATTTCCGAAAAGAAATAA
- a CDS encoding PD40 domain-containing protein, translated as MKQLRNFVFLILLAAVSSFAVIDTISVDVGISVENTMPIGLVLFEENGVFEALPAKPAEILKNDLNLSGRFAVVESEKFKMVTFVKAGAKFYATGKIEKVDGSKVRLSCYLYATQTKDLILGEAYTVPQKQVRDAIHDFTDKVVKQLWGEYGVASTELAWVSKIDGVKQIVVADYDGYNRRQLTHDSTISMMPAWTKDNNAIIYVSFRNGKAQLFERQIYSNAERRLFADKSQTFSPAVNPKTGELLFSSIGGNLTSLYLGDPATGKSRKLLYGRFSQVSPAWSPFGTEILYTSDRGGNPQIFAMGKDGSDVRRVTFMGNYNERASWSPAGDRIVYTSMDGGKMNIYTCAIDGSDIIQLTSNAGNNEHPTWSPDGMLIAFSSDRSGSHQIYIMRKDGTNVTRITNGGDNTAPIWSWYAPEKQKQISQQNEGW; from the coding sequence ATGAAGCAGTTGCGAAATTTCGTTTTTCTTATTCTTTTGGCCGCGGTGAGTTCGTTTGCGGTAATCGATACGATTTCTGTCGATGTGGGAATTTCGGTAGAAAATACGATGCCGATTGGACTTGTTCTGTTTGAAGAAAATGGCGTATTTGAAGCGCTCCCTGCGAAGCCCGCAGAAATTCTCAAAAATGATTTGAATCTTTCGGGGCGATTTGCGGTGGTCGAAAGTGAAAAATTTAAAATGGTGACTTTTGTCAAAGCGGGCGCGAAATTTTATGCGACCGGAAAAATTGAAAAAGTCGATGGTTCCAAAGTGCGGCTTTCTTGCTACTTGTATGCGACGCAGACGAAGGATTTGATTTTGGGCGAAGCTTACACGGTGCCGCAGAAACAAGTCCGCGATGCGATTCACGATTTTACAGATAAAGTGGTCAAGCAACTTTGGGGCGAATACGGCGTGGCTTCGACGGAACTCGCTTGGGTTTCGAAAATTGACGGGGTGAAGCAAATCGTCGTCGCCGATTACGATGGCTATAACCGTCGCCAACTCACTCACGATTCGACGATTAGTATGATGCCTGCGTGGACAAAAGACAATAATGCGATTATTTATGTGAGCTTCCGCAACGGCAAAGCGCAACTCTTTGAACGTCAAATTTATTCGAATGCAGAACGTCGTCTTTTTGCGGATAAATCGCAGACATTTAGCCCAGCGGTCAATCCGAAAACGGGAGAATTGCTTTTCTCTTCGATCGGCGGCAATTTGACGAGCCTTTATCTCGGCGATCCCGCAACCGGAAAAAGTCGGAAACTTCTTTACGGCAGATTCTCGCAAGTCAGCCCCGCTTGGAGTCCGTTCGGAACGGAAATTTTATACACGAGCGACCGCGGCGGAAATCCGCAAATCTTTGCGATGGGAAAAGATGGAAGCGATGTGCGCCGTGTGACTTTTATGGGAAATTATAATGAACGCGCTTCGTGGAGTCCGGCGGGAGACCGCATCGTTTACACGTCGATGGACGGCGGAAAAATGAATATTTACACCTGCGCAATTGACGGCTCGGATATTATTCAGCTCACGAGCAACGCGGGCAATAATGAACACCCGACTTGGTCGCCCGACGGCATGTTAATCGCATTCTCAAGCGATCGTTCGGGTTCTCATCAGATTTATATCATGCGAAAAGACGGGACAAATGTAACACGCATTACCAATGGCGGCGATAATACCGCTCCGATTTGGTCGTGGTACGCTCCCGAAAAACAGAAACAAATTTCTCAACAAAACGAAGGATGGTAG
- the rfbD gene encoding dTDP-4-dehydrorhamnose reductase, with protein MKIFVTGVAGQLGHDVMNELAKRNYTGIGSDIAPTYSGVQDASYVTTAEYIPLDITDKNAVNSVLEKVKPDVVVHCAAWTAVDLAEDADKQEKVRAINATGTENIALACKKLNCKMVYISTDYVFNGQGEIPWKPDCKDYQPLNVYGQTKLEGELAVSQNLSKYFIVRIAWVFGKNGKNFIKTMLNVAKTHDTVRVVNDQIGTPTYTYDLSRLLVDMIETEKYGYYHATNEGGYISWYDFTKEIYRQAGLKTQVIPVSTAEYGLSKAARPFNSRLDKSKLLENGFKPLPTWQDALARYLKEIE; from the coding sequence ATGAAAATTTTTGTTACCGGTGTGGCAGGTCAGCTCGGCCACGATGTGATGAACGAGCTTGCGAAAAGAAATTATACTGGAATCGGGAGCGATATTGCGCCGACTTATAGCGGTGTTCAAGATGCAAGTTATGTGACAACAGCAGAATATATTCCGCTGGATATTACCGATAAAAATGCGGTCAATTCTGTTCTCGAAAAAGTAAAACCCGATGTCGTTGTGCACTGCGCCGCATGGACCGCAGTCGATCTCGCTGAAGATGCGGACAAGCAAGAAAAAGTCCGCGCAATCAACGCGACAGGAACCGAAAACATAGCGCTCGCTTGCAAAAAATTAAACTGCAAAATGGTTTACATTAGCACCGATTACGTTTTTAATGGTCAAGGGGAAATTCCCTGGAAACCGGACTGCAAAGATTATCAACCGCTTAATGTTTACGGCCAAACAAAACTCGAAGGCGAACTTGCTGTTTCCCAAAATCTTTCCAAATATTTCATCGTTCGCATCGCTTGGGTCTTTGGAAAAAACGGAAAAAATTTCATCAAAACGATGCTCAATGTAGCAAAGACTCACGACACAGTCCGCGTGGTCAACGATCAAATCGGAACGCCGACTTATACCTATGACCTTTCAAGGCTTCTCGTTGATATGATTGAAACCGAAAAATACGGCTATTATCATGCGACAAATGAAGGCGGTTACATTAGTTGGTACGATTTTACAAAAGAAATTTATCGCCAAGCAGGACTCAAAACGCAGGTCATTCCCGTTTCCACCGCGGAATATGGACTTTCCAAAGCAGCGCGTCCTTTCAACAGTCGCTTAGACAAATCCAAGTTGCTTGAAAACGGTTTTAAGCCGCTCCCCACTTGGCAAGACGCTCTTGCGCGATACTTAAAAGAAATCGAATAA
- the hflX gene encoding GTPase HflX, with amino-acid sequence MPELEKAILVGIVTPRMRKSTVEEHLAELKRLAETAGALVTRSFLQRVQAFNPATLIGEGKVHEIKAALAEDSAGLVIFDDDLSGSQVRNLEERLPGIKVLDRTGIILAIFAKHAVTAESRLMVEVAQLQYLVPRLSHAWTHLSRQAGGKGIGMNGPGETQLETDRRIIRRKIQELKAKLEKIEGARERQAERRQGIFQVGIVGYTNAGKSTLTNRLTNSNVYVKDQLFATLDSTIRKLYIGDGKFILLSDTVGFIRKLPPHLLDTFKSTLGAASNADCILNVVDATAPDYLEHLEITHKILEDLIAPEIPRILVFNKAETATPERLEELRTHYPEALLVSAKENIGMERLKQTLIQLEMKNHSAKQNG; translated from the coding sequence ATGCCTGAATTAGAAAAAGCCATTTTAGTTGGAATCGTGACGCCGCGGATGCGAAAATCTACGGTCGAAGAACATCTCGCAGAACTCAAACGCCTCGCCGAAACTGCGGGCGCCCTTGTCACTCGTTCTTTTTTGCAACGCGTCCAAGCTTTTAATCCCGCGACTCTTATCGGCGAAGGCAAAGTCCACGAAATCAAAGCGGCTCTTGCCGAAGATAGCGCAGGGCTTGTGATTTTTGACGACGATCTTTCGGGTTCGCAAGTGCGCAATTTGGAAGAACGCCTTCCCGGAATTAAAGTGCTCGATCGCACAGGCATTATTTTGGCGATTTTTGCCAAGCACGCTGTCACCGCCGAAAGCCGTTTAATGGTCGAAGTAGCGCAACTGCAATATCTTGTTCCGCGACTTTCGCACGCGTGGACGCACCTTTCGAGACAAGCAGGCGGAAAAGGCATCGGCATGAACGGACCCGGTGAAACGCAGCTCGAAACCGACCGTCGCATTATCCGTCGAAAAATTCAAGAGCTCAAAGCGAAATTGGAAAAAATTGAAGGCGCCCGCGAACGCCAAGCAGAACGCCGCCAAGGAATTTTTCAAGTGGGAATCGTCGGCTACACTAATGCAGGCAAAAGCACTCTCACCAATCGTCTCACAAACAGCAATGTTTATGTGAAAGATCAATTATTCGCGACTCTCGACAGCACCATTCGCAAGCTTTACATCGGCGACGGAAAATTCATTTTGCTTTCGGATACCGTCGGATTTATCCGCAAACTTCCGCCGCATCTTTTGGATACATTCAAAAGCACACTCGGCGCTGCGAGTAACGCCGATTGCATTTTAAATGTCGTCGATGCGACCGCTCCCGATTACCTCGAACATTTAGAAATTACGCACAAAATTCTTGAAGATTTAATCGCTCCCGAAATTCCGCGAATTCTCGTCTTCAACAAAGCCGAAACCGCGACTCCCGAACGCTTAGAAGAATTGCGCACCCATTACCCCGAAGCACTTCTCGTCAGCGCCAAAGAAAACATCGGCATGGAAAGATTAAAGCAAACGCTGATTCAGTTAGAAATGAAAAACCATTCTGCAAAGCAAAATGGTTAA
- a CDS encoding peptidylprolyl isomerase: MRFLNLVKKSILPVMVGATFASAQLMSGNNFDAIRVGKTGISKAHIDSLTEALAKSQARGRQVPPEAMKQVRWAVIDNLVGQELVKLEAKALKIKVPKNRIDSVAKLFKAQYPNIEMFNKELKKNNISEAQFNERIEQQLQSDIILEQKVPYPQDPTEKQIAAYWELNKSKVPLNDTISGARILIKSKKGESKEAVADKKELLKGLAAQVRLGKASFATLAAQYSDDENARKTGGVMNKFVAKTKGADFAKAISSLKVGDISEVFSTSEGLQIFMLTEKNDGKFENYKVQIDYILRVQAEQERQLKIKAYLDELAAKYKVQYLNKEYTPENAIGGAK; this comes from the coding sequence ATGCGCTTTTTGAATCTTGTAAAAAAATCAATTCTTCCTGTGATGGTTGGTGCAACATTTGCTTCGGCTCAGTTGATGAGCGGCAATAATTTTGATGCGATTCGCGTCGGCAAAACGGGAATTTCGAAGGCTCATATCGATAGTTTAACCGAAGCTTTAGCCAAGTCGCAAGCTCGCGGTCGTCAAGTTCCTCCCGAAGCGATGAAGCAAGTGCGTTGGGCTGTCATCGATAATCTCGTCGGACAAGAATTGGTGAAACTCGAAGCGAAAGCGCTTAAAATCAAAGTGCCGAAGAACCGCATTGATAGCGTTGCAAAACTTTTCAAAGCGCAGTATCCGAATATCGAAATGTTCAACAAAGAATTAAAGAAAAACAACATTTCCGAAGCGCAATTTAACGAACGGATTGAACAACAGCTGCAGAGCGACATCATCTTGGAACAGAAAGTGCCGTATCCGCAGGATCCGACCGAAAAGCAAATTGCCGCTTACTGGGAACTCAACAAATCCAAAGTTCCTCTGAACGATACCATTAGCGGTGCACGCATTCTTATCAAGAGCAAAAAGGGCGAATCGAAAGAAGCCGTTGCCGATAAGAAAGAATTGTTAAAAGGTTTAGCGGCTCAAGTTCGCTTGGGAAAAGCAAGCTTTGCGACTCTCGCTGCGCAATATAGCGACGACGAAAATGCGCGTAAAACCGGCGGTGTGATGAATAAATTCGTTGCCAAAACGAAGGGCGCTGATTTTGCGAAGGCGATTAGCTCTCTCAAAGTCGGCGATATTTCGGAAGTTTTCTCGACGAGCGAAGGTCTTCAAATTTTCATGCTCACCGAAAAGAATGACGGTAAATTTGAAAACTACAAAGTGCAAATCGATTACATTCTGCGCGTTCAAGCCGAACAAGAACGTCAGCTGAAAATCAAAGCTTACTTAGACGAACTTGCTGCAAAATATAAAGTGCAATACTTGAACAAAGAATACACTCCGGAAAATGCCATCGGAGGCGCAAAGTAA
- the gatB gene encoding Asp-tRNA(Asn)/Glu-tRNA(Gln) amidotransferase subunit GatB — protein sequence MSKYYPVIGLEIHCQLATKTKMFCGCEVEVNTSPNKHVCPVCLGFPGAMPVPNKQAVEYAIRLGLALHCNIDLNAMWTRKNYFYPDLPKGYQITQTGGLPIYDHPICSKGWLEIKRADGVVRRIGITRIHMEEDAGKLIHDMSPTGSHFDANRCGTPLCEIVTEPDIRSPEEAVLTFKKIKQILEYTGVSHANMENGNIRCDGNISIRPSEDAPFGTRAEIKNLNSFTNLEKALTAEMLLQTVTLDAGKEVQQCTKRYDPNADKTSVIRSKEDAPDYKYFPEPDMVRLVTDPAVVEEIRRTLPELPDARYERFLKDYKLTDYDAQVLTDEIKISNWFDSAAKTCKNPKILANWVITELLREVKELEGGFDAVKVLPEQLSRLVNLIEDGTINGKIAKQVFADMFATGKDPDTIVKEKGLVQITDTGAIEKTVREVVEKNASQFAEFKAGKVALKGFFVGQVMKSSGGKANPKIVNQILDKLAQE from the coding sequence ATGTCCAAGTATTATCCTGTGATTGGTCTTGAAATTCACTGCCAACTGGCAACGAAAACGAAAATGTTTTGCGGTTGCGAAGTGGAAGTCAACACGAGCCCGAATAAGCATGTTTGCCCGGTTTGCTTAGGCTTCCCGGGAGCGATGCCTGTCCCGAACAAACAGGCGGTGGAATATGCGATTCGTCTTGGACTCGCTTTGCATTGCAATATCGATTTGAATGCGATGTGGACCCGCAAGAATTACTTCTACCCGGATTTGCCGAAGGGTTACCAGATTACGCAGACCGGTGGACTTCCGATTTACGACCATCCGATTTGCAGCAAAGGCTGGCTCGAAATTAAACGCGCCGACGGCGTTGTGCGCCGCATTGGAATTACCCGCATTCACATGGAAGAAGATGCGGGAAAACTCATCCACGATATGAGTCCGACCGGAAGCCATTTCGATGCGAACCGCTGCGGAACTCCGCTTTGCGAAATCGTGACCGAACCGGATATTCGTAGCCCCGAAGAAGCCGTTCTCACTTTCAAAAAAATCAAACAGATTTTGGAATACACCGGCGTTTCTCATGCGAATATGGAAAATGGAAATATCCGCTGCGACGGTAACATTTCGATTCGCCCGAGCGAAGACGCTCCGTTTGGAACGCGCGCCGAAATTAAAAACTTGAACAGTTTCACGAACTTGGAAAAAGCGCTCACCGCCGAAATGCTTTTGCAAACGGTGACTCTTGACGCGGGCAAAGAAGTGCAGCAATGCACCAAGCGTTACGACCCGAACGCCGACAAGACTTCGGTCATCCGCTCGAAAGAAGATGCGCCGGACTACAAATATTTCCCCGAACCGGATATGGTGCGCTTGGTAACGGATCCCGCTGTCGTCGAAGAAATTCGTCGGACTCTTCCGGAACTTCCGGATGCGCGCTATGAACGCTTCCTCAAAGATTACAAGCTGACCGATTACGATGCACAAGTTCTCACGGACGAAATCAAAATCAGCAACTGGTTTGACTCTGCCGCAAAGACTTGCAAAAATCCGAAAATTTTGGCGAACTGGGTCATCACCGAACTTCTCCGCGAAGTGAAAGAACTCGAAGGCGGTTTTGATGCGGTGAAAGTTTTGCCGGAACAACTTTCTCGTTTGGTCAATTTAATCGAAGACGGAACGATTAACGGTAAAATTGCAAAACAAGTTTTTGCCGATATGTTCGCAACCGGAAAAGACCCCGACACGATTGTGAAGGAAAAAGGTCTTGTGCAAATCACGGATACGGGCGCAATCGAAAAGACCGTCCGCGAAGTCGTCGAAAAGAACGCGAGCCAGTTCGCGGAATTTAAAGCGGGCAAGGTCGCGCTCAAGGGATTCTTCGTCGGTCAAGTGATGAAGAGTTCTGGCGGCAAAGCGAATCCGAAAATTGTGAACCAAATTTTGGACAAGCTCGCTCAGGAATAA
- a CDS encoding OmpA family protein: MKKLFLLTVSCAAAFTLFACAKNKPPVNPVVKEEPAAKAEAPVDTAALAKAKADSIEKARLEAERLEKERARVEKLFNELMSEDVYFDFDKSELTEKAKEILTQVGDILLKEPRFVIVVEGHTDARGTEDYNMTLGSKRAMKVKEFLNAYGVGDDRMETVSYGKEKPKVAGESEEAYAQNRRANFKVNIRK, from the coding sequence ATGAAAAAACTTTTTTTGCTCACGGTTTCTTGCGCCGCAGCATTCACCCTGTTTGCTTGCGCAAAAAATAAGCCGCCCGTTAATCCGGTGGTAAAAGAAGAACCCGCAGCAAAGGCCGAAGCACCGGTCGATACCGCAGCCCTCGCCAAAGCAAAAGCCGACTCCATCGAAAAAGCGCGCTTAGAAGCAGAACGCTTAGAAAAAGAACGCGCTCGCGTGGAAAAACTTTTTAACGAACTCATGTCCGAAGATGTTTACTTCGACTTTGACAAATCGGAACTCACGGAAAAGGCAAAAGAAATTTTGACGCAAGTGGGCGATATTCTTTTGAAAGAACCGCGCTTCGTCATCGTCGTCGAAGGCCATACCGATGCCCGCGGCACCGAAGATTATAATATGACTCTCGGCAGCAAGCGTGCGATGAAAGTTAAAGAATTTTTGAACGCTTACGGTGTGGGCGATGACCGCATGGAAACGGTGAGCTACGGCAAAGAAAAGCCGAAGGTTGCTGGCGAATCCGAAGAAGCTTACGCACAAAATCGTCGCGCAAACTTTAAGGTAAACATCCGGAAGTAA
- a CDS encoding 1-deoxy-D-xylulose-5-phosphate synthase, which translates to MYPILQKVDSPADIKKLAIDELNLLAVDIREALFNRLTKIGGHCGPNFGSVEAEIALHFVFNSPQDKFVFDVSHQSYAHKMITGRKLGYIDDSKFQEDSGYTNPEESEHDLFNVGHTSTSISLATGLAKARDLAHKKENVIAFIGDGSLSGGEALEALNYAGSELNSNFIIIVNDNEMCIAENHGGIYKNLKELRDSRGKCEKNFFKALGFDYYYEENGNDIASLIKIFSRVKDVNHPVVVHIHTLKGKGYKPAETDKEAWHWCAPFDRETGKSTVDWGNGESYESLTTNYLLEKAKQDPKLLVITPAMPASVGLYPEARKSLGSQYTDVGIAEEQAIAMASGAAKYGAKPVVVTNATFLQRSYDQMAQDTAINNNAIAVILNYSGFQILRDVTHLGIFINSIYSNIPNVRVLAPTNKAEYLAMISYAIDQNDHPTIVLMPGNGVIDDGRMADKNYSEVKFKTEIAGEKVALIALGDFYQLGENFVQEIQKKLGFTPTLINPRFASDIDTETLDKLKENHKLVITLEDGIVEGGFGVKVANYLSDSDLKVKVLGFEKKFFDRYNPDEFLKDQGITAENILELCSKI; encoded by the coding sequence ATGTATCCGATTTTACAAAAAGTCGATTCCCCCGCCGACATTAAAAAATTAGCCATCGATGAACTCAATTTATTAGCGGTTGACATTCGCGAAGCTTTGTTTAATCGCCTAACAAAAATCGGCGGGCATTGCGGACCAAACTTTGGATCTGTCGAAGCCGAAATTGCCTTGCATTTTGTTTTTAATTCGCCCCAAGATAAATTCGTCTTTGACGTTTCGCATCAAAGTTATGCGCACAAAATGATTACCGGACGGAAATTAGGATACATCGACGATTCCAAATTTCAAGAAGATTCGGGCTACACAAATCCCGAAGAATCCGAGCACGATTTATTTAATGTCGGACACACATCCACATCGATTTCACTCGCCACAGGACTTGCCAAAGCGCGCGACTTAGCGCATAAAAAAGAAAATGTAATCGCCTTTATCGGCGACGGCTCTCTTTCGGGCGGCGAAGCGTTAGAAGCGCTCAATTATGCGGGTTCCGAACTCAATTCGAATTTTATCATCATTGTCAACGATAACGAAATGTGCATCGCCGAAAATCACGGCGGAATTTATAAAAACTTAAAAGAACTTCGCGATTCCCGCGGAAAATGCGAAAAGAATTTCTTTAAGGCTTTAGGATTTGATTATTACTACGAAGAAAACGGAAACGATATCGCCTCTTTAATCAAAATTTTTAGCCGAGTCAAAGATGTAAATCATCCCGTCGTCGTGCACATTCACACATTAAAAGGCAAAGGCTACAAGCCCGCCGAAACCGATAAAGAAGCGTGGCATTGGTGCGCACCCTTTGATAGAGAAACGGGAAAATCCACCGTCGATTGGGGAAACGGCGAAAGTTACGAATCGTTGACGACAAATTATTTACTCGAAAAAGCAAAACAAGACCCGAAACTTTTAGTGATTACGCCTGCGATGCCCGCGTCCGTTGGACTTTACCCCGAAGCGAGAAAATCTTTAGGGAGTCAATATACCGATGTCGGAATCGCCGAAGAACAAGCTATAGCGATGGCATCGGGCGCTGCAAAATATGGCGCAAAACCGGTCGTCGTGACAAATGCGACTTTTTTACAACGCTCCTACGATCAAATGGCGCAAGATACCGCGATTAACAATAACGCAATCGCAGTGATTTTAAATTATTCGGGCTTTCAAATTTTAAGAGATGTCACGCATTTGGGAATTTTCATCAATTCGATTTATTCCAATATTCCCAATGTGCGCGTGCTCGCGCCGACAAATAAAGCGGAATATTTAGCGATGATTTCGTATGCAATCGATCAAAACGATCATCCGACAATTGTTTTGATGCCAGGAAACGGCGTCATTGACGACGGAAGAATGGCGGATAAAAATTATTCCGAAGTGAAATTCAAAACAGAAATTGCAGGCGAAAAAGTCGCGTTAATCGCTTTGGGCGATTTTTATCAACTCGGCGAAAATTTTGTCCAAGAAATTCAGAAAAAATTGGGATTTACGCCAACGTTAATCAACCCAAGATTTGCTTCGGATATCGACACCGAAACTTTGGATAAATTAAAAGAAAATCACAAGCTCGTGATTACTTTAGAAGATGGAATCGTCGAAGGTGGCTTTGGCGTTAAAGTCGCCAACTATCTTTCGGATTCGGATTTGAAAGTCAAAGTTTTAGGATTTGAAAAGAAATTTTTTGATAGGTATAATCCCGATGAATTTTTGAAAGATCAAGGAATTACCGCAGAAAATATTTTAGAACTTTGTTCGAAAATTTAA
- the prfB gene encoding peptide chain release factor 2 (programmed frameshift) — translation MAVTSHTGLTELRTRIDKLRGYLDLESKEVELSVLEKESGNPELWNNQDKAQALLKKITSLKKVLADWNEVSTNCNDLSELYEMAKSEPDSQELFDNVEEEYKALLARVDEMEFRRMLSGPDDACAAVLTIHPGAGGTEAHDWAEMLLRMYKRFLEREGMDFKVIDVQEGEEAGINSATIEVKDEYAYGLLRSEIGVHRLVRISPFDANARRHTSFCAVYLYPEHDEVEFEINPADIRVDVYRSSGAGGQYINKTDSAVRMTHIPTGIVASCQTERSQIQNRATALKMLTTMVAEHYRQEEEAKRDARLAEKKKVEWGSQIRSYVLQPYQLVKDLRTNEETSDTTGVLDGKIKPFVNAYLLHSAQKEAES, via the exons ATGGCAGTGACTTCGCACACTGGGCTTACCGAACTCCGCACGCGGATCGATAAGCTCCGGGGGTATCTT GACCTCGAGTCTAAAGAGGTTGAACTTTCCGTATTAGAAAAAGAATCTGGCAATCCAGAACTTTGGAATAATCAAGATAAAGCGCAAGCGCTTCTCAAAAAAATTACTTCGCTCAAAAAAGTCCTCGCCGACTGGAATGAAGTTTCGACGAATTGTAATGATCTTTCGGAACTTTACGAAATGGCAAAGTCCGAACCGGATTCGCAAGAACTTTTTGATAACGTCGAAGAAGAATATAAAGCACTTCTCGCTCGCGTTGATGAAATGGAATTTCGTCGGATGCTTTCGGGACCCGATGATGCTTGTGCCGCTGTTCTCACGATTCATCCGGGAGCAGGCGGAACCGAAGCACACGATTGGGCAGAGATGCTTCTCCGTATGTATAAGCGTTTCTTAGAACGCGAAGGCATGGATTTTAAAGTCATCGATGTGCAAGAAGGCGAAGAAGCGGGCATTAACAGTGCAACGATTGAAGTCAAAGATGAATATGCTTACGGACTTCTCCGTTCGGAAATCGGCGTGCACCGTTTAGTGCGCATTAGCCCGTTTGATGCGAACGCTCGCCGTCACACAAGTTTCTGCGCTGTCTATCTTTATCCCGAACACGATGAAGTGGAATTTGAAATCAATCCCGCAGATATTCGCGTCGATGTTTATCGTTCTTCGGGCGCGGGCGGTCAGTATATTAACAAGACGGATTCCGCTGTTCGTATGACTCACATTCCGACAGGAATTGTCGCAAGTTGTCAAACGGAACGTTCGCAAATTCAGAACCGCGCAACGGCTCTCAAAATGCTTACGACGATGGTCGCCGAACATTACCGCCAAGAAGAAGAAGCGAAGCGCGATGCGCGTTTAGCCGAAAAGAAAAAGGTGGAATGGGGCTCGCAAATCCGCAGTTATGTGCTTCAGCCGTATCAGCTCGTGAAAGATTTGCGCACAAACGAAGAAACTTCGGATACGACAGGCGTTCTCGATGGAAAAATCAAGCCGTTCGTCAACGCTTACCTTTTGCATTCTGCGCAAAAAGAAGCAGAATCGTAA
- a CDS encoding type II toxin-antitoxin system VapC family toxin: MKRIENSRILFLDEMPIRRLLEFRSDYYPIMLQILDVVYERKIQMVASPVTLVDLAGRAYEKNLAVLARELKEFFTNSAQFRLRELDAEIAILAAEYRVKYKFTLEESVQFATAYVAGADLVLSENEKAKEIDGLNVLLLSEIQND, from the coding sequence ATGAAACGCATCGAAAATTCTCGAATCCTCTTCCTCGACGAAATGCCGATTCGCCGATTATTGGAATTTCGATCGGATTATTATCCGATTATGTTACAGATTTTAGATGTAGTTTATGAACGCAAAATTCAAATGGTCGCGTCTCCGGTGACTCTCGTCGATTTAGCGGGGCGCGCTTACGAAAAAAATTTAGCCGTTCTCGCTCGCGAACTCAAAGAATTTTTTACGAACAGTGCGCAGTTTCGTCTGCGTGAACTCGATGCGGAAATCGCGATTCTCGCCGCGGAATATCGCGTGAAATACAAATTCACTTTGGAAGAATCGGTGCAATTTGCAACGGCTTATGTCGCAGGCGCAGACCTTGTGCTCAGCGAAAACGAAAAAGCAAAAGAAATCGACGGGCTGAATGTTCTTTTATTAAGCGAAATTCAGAACGATTAA